One region of Esox lucius isolate fEsoLuc1 chromosome 17, fEsoLuc1.pri, whole genome shotgun sequence genomic DNA includes:
- the LOC117592933 gene encoding proline-rich protein 2-like → MGYPVIIHTHHKVAEMTEEGNFVLMDSRLGCGGGANRGNTLSQTPSPTSTGAKPSARPPQPNINRGNTLSQTPQPNINRGNTLSQTPQPNINRGKTLSQTPPAQHQQGQHPQPDPPAQHQQGQHPQPDPPSPTSTGAKPSARRPSPTSTGATPSARPPSPTSTGATPSARPPSPTSTGAKPSARPPQPNINRGNTLSQTPQPNINRGNTLSLTPPAQHQQGQNPQPDAPAQHQQGQNPQPDPPAQHQQGQHPQPDPPAQHQQGQNPQPDPPAQHQQGQHPQPDPPAQHQQGQHPQPDPPAQHQQGQHPQPDPPAQHQQGQHPQPDPPAQHQQGQHPQPDPPAQHQQGQHPQPDPLTQHQQGQHPQPDPPAQHQQGQHPQPDPPAQQPQGQNPQHDHPAQPQQGNTLSLKPNPRPASHTQPKVNRVSSNQPPRPPPPTLPRPNISSSDPVKQPSPASQPQFSLSRGNSGSRAPYLPWAVRIRCLSV, encoded by the exons ATGGGATACCCAGTGATCATCCACACCCATCACAAGGTGGCAGAGATGACAGAAGAAGGGAACTTTGTTTTGATGGATTCAAG GCTGGGCTGTGGGGGTGGGGCTAACAGGGGCAACACCCTCAGCCAGACCCCCAGCCCAAC ATCAACAGGGGCAAAACCCTCAGCCAGACCCCCCCAGCCCAACATCAACAGGGGCAACACCCTCAGCCAGACCCCCCAGCCCAACATCAACAGGGGCAACACCCTCAGCCAGACCCCCCAGCCCAACATCAACAGGGGCAAAACCCTCAGCCAGACCCCCCCAGCCCAACATCAACAGGGGCAACACCCTCAGCCAGACCCCCCAGCCCAACATCAACAGGGGCAACACCCTCAGCCTGACCCCCCCAGCCCAACATCAACAGGGGCAAAACCCTCAGCCAGACGCCCCAGCCCAACATCAACAGGGGCAACACCCTCAGCCAGACCCCCCAGCCCAACATCAACAGGGGCAACACCCTCAGCCAGACCCCCCAGCCCAACATCAACAGGGGCAAAACCCTCAGCCAGACCCCCCCAGCCCAACATCAACAGGGGCAACACCCTCAGCCAGACCCCCCAGCCCAACATCAACAGGGGCAACACCCTCAGCCTGACCCCCCCAGCCCAACATCAACAGGGGCAAAACCCTCAGCCAGACGCCCCAGCCCAACATCAACAGGGGCAAAACCCTCAGCCAGACCCCCCAGCCCAACATCAACAGGGGCAACACCCTCAGCCAGACCCCCCAGCCCAACATCAACAGGGGCAAAACCCTCAGCCAGACCCCCCAGCCCAACATCAACAGGGGCAACACCCTCAGCCAGACCCCCCAGCCCAACATCAACAGGGGCAACACCCTCAGCCAGACCCCCCAGCCCAACATCAACAGGGGCAACACCCTCAGCCAGACCCCCCAGCCCAACATCAACAGGGGCAACACCCTCAGCCAGACCCCCCAGCCCAACATCAACAGGGGCAACACCCTCAGCCAGACCCCCCAGCCCAACATCAACAGGGGCAACACCCTCAGCCAGACCCCCTAACCCAACATCAACAGGGGCAACACCCTCAGCCAGACCCCCCAGCCCAACATCAACAGGGGCAACACCCTCAGCCTGACCCCCCAGCCCAACAACCACAGGGGCAAAACCCTCAGCATGACCACCCAGCCCAGCCTCAACAAGGTAACACCCTCAGTCTCAAACCAAACCCCAGGCCAGCCTCACACACCCAGCCAAAGGTTAACAGGGTCAGTAGTAACCAGCCCCCacgaccccccccacccaccctcccaAGGCCCAACATAAGTAGCAGTGACCCGGTCAAACAACCCAGCCCAGCTTCACAACCCCAGTTCAGCCTCAGTAGGGGCAACAGTGGCAGCAGGGCCCCCTATCTCCCCTGGGCTGTTAGGATAagatgtctctctgtctga